Part of the Anomaloglossus baeobatrachus isolate aAnoBae1 chromosome 1, aAnoBae1.hap1, whole genome shotgun sequence genome, aaacgggctcctccggtatccatacaccggggagcggactaccgttgggaacccatcgttgtcaagacagtacacaaaggtgcagggaaagacagccgccatcacctgtctggggagagacactgcagccggctgtgggacccgtccatccagccgtttggtttaccggagactttgtgcatctcttgctgagtgagtacacccgagcCATGCGGCACCGcggcgtgctgtccctgcaaccctgcacctcaccgaccctgcctccccgtcacaccaccgggccccgggaccaccaacccctacccacggagggggaaaacaacatcccagctgctccctaccatcgctcccgggatccccgtcaccagcagcgctggtgcccatcttcacgacaacccgtgggtggcgtcacggactaaatccccaaacaaaccacccaccttttcactcacgggcgaggagcgctgctcgagtccccggatccggcccaccgctcgagccatcgagcagcagcagcaccggacccgagcgttagcgagcgcagcgccccgccgcccgcgacataagcctcAATTGAAAtcatccttgctataacctcacctcacctactgtatcctcacctatcccttgtagactgtgagccctcacgggcagggtcctctctcctcctgtaccagtctgtgccttgtattgttcatgattattgtacttgtctatgtgtgcccctttttcacatgtacaacgccatggaataaatggagcattaataacaataaataataataataataatattataacaaGATAATGCTTACAAGACTTGGGTGGCAAGTTAGAaagctattttttatttatttatttatttttatatagtgtcaAGAATATAATTTTCTAAGGATTATACATGTAATACATTTCTAACGGGTAAACATTTGTTTATCTTCACCATAGTATTTAATGTTTTGGAAACTTGACttgaaaatagtttaaaaaaattatATACCCTTCCACCCTCCTCTTCCTCCTTAATAGCAAGCAATATGCGTTCCCAATTTATATATCCCCTCCACCCTCCTCTTCCTTCTTAATACCAAGTAATATGCGTTCCCAATTTATATACCCCCTCCACCCTCCTCTTCCTCCTTAATACCAAGCAATATGCGCTCCCAATTTATATAACCCCGTCACCCTCCTCTTCCTCCTTAATACCAAAGCAATATGCATTCCCAATTTTGAGGTCTTTAGGTTACCTTACACAGAGTATTTTCATCTGATTGTGCTGAGGTCTAGATTACTATCTGATGTGTATGTGGCGTCCCATTCTCCTTGTCCATCCTTTCTTTCTATGTGCTGTATGGACCCTTGTCACCCATAGAAGGTTCTACACTAAAGTATATAATATAAAGCTATAAACAGATGTCAGCCGCTCACCTGCAGAGAGATTCATATTACTTAGTTCCAAACTTCCTTCCTCTTTTTGAATAGAAACATTGAAATCCTTGAAAAGAGAAAAAGTGAATTTATCTGGAAATATCACAAATGTTATATAGATATATCACAAACGAAAAATCTATTTTTATTACACAATTAATAGTTATAGCAGCTTACATGCAGTTCTCCACTGTTCTTGTTATATGTTGGAAGTGCAGTGGCTACTTTATCTGTATTTTCATCATTTTGGTCAGTACCAAACATTTTAGCGGAGTCAACGTCTTTTACTCTGTTACTATTCCCAATATTTTCTAAGTGCTGGTTTTGTTGCTCTCCTGCATCAGATTCCTTCTGTTTTCTTACATGATCACTGAATATGATTCTTGTCTTGACACCATTTTCTTCTTTAACCAAATTGTCATCTCTAGAAGTCTCAACATCATCATCCTTAACGTCTTCTTTCTTGTTAGTTACAGTCTCCAAGTCCTTGATGTCAATCGCATCTTCAGACGATGGTTCCTCTACATAGagcttgtcagtgtcattattgatGTTTTGTATCATGGTATCCAGATTGTGACTAATGTTTAAAATATATCGTAACTCTTCATCATTATATATCCCCTCTAGAATATTTGAATACCCTGTGTTACTTTCTGTTGTAggttttacatttttattcttgTGTTCTATTGGAGAACTTCCATATTGTTCTGAAAGTTCATCAGAAGAAAGTTCCTGATCATTATTTTCAGACTCTTGACTTTGTGATATATGTTCTTTTTGTGCTTGGATATCCATTTCATCTGTCCCATTAACAGAATATCCTTCTTTTTTGCTTTCTGAAATATTGGTCTGATTATATTTACCATCCAGAGGTGATAGTCTATCATTGCCCTCACTAAACAGATTCAAGAAGGATTCCAGTGAAAATATCCCTGCCTTAGTTTTGGAATCGTCTGCTTTCCCGCTTAGTTTACTATCTATGATGCTTTCCGTGCTTGTATCCATTTCGGTGATGGCATGTTGATCAATGACGACTTTTTCTTTCTGATTCTGCTCCTTTATGCCTTCACGTAACTACATTAAAAAGAATTAATAGCACAGAAAGTCAATAAGTGAgcaaacaaaaaagtgcaatttttaTTTACCCATATAAAACTCTGGATAGGTACATTAACTACTACTCTACTATAATTGGTTTTAGGGTGAGGAAAAGTTTCAGGTGACCTATTATATTTTGTATGTTTAAGTGAAATGAATTAAGCTTTTCATTGCTTAGTGGTTTTATTGAGTCAACTACCCCACATTTGACACAAAATAAAAcctgagaaataaaaaaatatatgtatggTACCTAATGTATGCTGTGATCCAGGCATAATTAAAACTCATCAATTTAGCACTTACCACTCACTTATAGTCTCATTCATGCATAAATATAAAAGTTCAATATGTTCAGAGCCTGTCACTTAAGTCTACGTCATTTGCACACATCTccccatatatatactgtataatatatatatatatatatatatatatatgaaaaaaataatttatatatttatatatatatattatacatatatatatatatatatatatacctgagcTGCAGGGAACAATGACAGTGAAGAAAAACAGAATTGGTAAGAGAGGTAATGAGACCCGTgtgtgtgattgccgcacggagacatgtccgtttttttctggcatcactgatgtcccatggaccacactatggtgtgatccgtgaaacacgtaccagaaaaaaacgtacattgaaaataaaaaaccttttcaactcaccttttccagcgacgctctgtgcagcctctgctctctgcagcttcctggccgggtcattatggtatgcatatttatgaatgcagccagagccgacctggaagtagctgcagatgtCAGACAGTGGGGGCCGGAtgatgcagagctggagacttcagcaccatggacagcaggaacgggacaggtgagtatacgtccatatgcaatcacggatcacagattgcacatggacaacccacgtgtggtgTGAATAACGGCACACAGAGAACCATATGCATTTTTtaaacgtcagtgaaaaacgtctgtttttcactgacgtgggaAACAGGCCTTATTCTGCTTACACTTTGCCCATCTCTTTTACACAGAACTAGGACCAGACACAGACTTCAAATAAGCAGTGAATACCAAATAttaattgattgattgattgaattGCAGCATAATTTTAGAGGAAGGTAGGGTTACTTGGAATTACTATgattagagatgagggaacctgaactgtaaaggtcAGTGTTCGTACTGAACAGCGGGTGTCTGGGTCTCGGACTCGTAcatgaacttaaaaaaaaaagtccatgGCCGAGTTTGGGTCCTGTTCGTATGCTGACAAAGttagttgaaaggctgcagtgcagtggagcagagaaaaagagaattaccacaaccattttacagcacagaagttggggacgcattgacttatatggggttcaagaTTGGGGGTGAAATCCGGATCTCAAAGTCCATCCAAATCCGATAAACCCAGActgccacgggtccgctcatctctaaatatGATCCCAAGATGTTTGTTTTAGCTTTCTGTTCCTTGGCAGTAAATTGGTTAAAGGTGAATTGTACATTGTCACCTTGTACAGTATATTGTTTCTTAAAATACAAGATTCACTTACTGATTTACCTTTAATccagatgttacaccatgttccacTATTAATGATGCACACTAGAAAGAAAAAAGTGAAAATAGAACTTATTGAAAACACGCTATAAAAAAATGCAGTGAGTGCTTTTATTTTGGGAATTTAGATGGGAAACAATGAAATTTAACAATAGGTCCTGTGTGTAAGCTGGGAGTTACTAAACAAAaactaacattattattatttatacattTGTGTAGAAACATTTAAAGACCTCATTTGGTTAGTTTTACGTAGATAGCTGAttgttacaccttgtggctctccggttgcaaggaatgaggtagtctcccattccttgtctgccacaagcccttctgttcagcagcgccgaaggtctaggagactgcgcagtctgcaggagatacctgctcacagacacagcagaagggtgacacctagtggttctccctttgCAGGGAGTggggcggtctcccatcccttgcctgccacgtgccctcctgcttggcatcacagagggtctgggaggttgcgcagtgtgcaaaggatggatgctcaaggaagcagcaggacttcccttatctgtgcacattgtgaaaccgaggatcccgcctttatgacccagaggcaggaagatgagcatgtgccccacatgacatcttctgattcgctcactgatctcacacggcccgatgacgaggctggtgatgtgctgaatcctgactggccgggccaggacgtcacgaatcctgattgcgtcacgtccgtctcgcgcccgcccttgggtggagctacgcctccttaaaagctccccctgccttcatggcggcgcgcgaccgtccttctatgtttggatgtctggcagcgtgctgccatgccactgtacagacgtcattgtcttttgtgggctttgcccttgctgcttaggcaacacctggtttgcaggtcttgcccctgccttgctgctctggcagtattctgtttagcaggctgtgttcctgtcccaggtgagctcctagagtctctgtcggactcacctattactgaagcacacgtgcatgggcacctctgtgctaccctcgtgccatattcctgtgactcccgctggcacacgtgcgtaggcacctctgtgcgtccccgtgcaacaagtaCACTGAACGaggagccccgagccatacaaccctcacgggttagggcggaccggtgtacatagatcgtctgtgacattgcagacggtcactagtagcaacccgctcactctttcctgaccatagcagcggtcccttacaccgcacagtggaccttgaccggcggaagctgtccatttcccatattggcacgcttccctgggtccccctcgtaacagctgaTTCCTTGACTCAGCGATTCAGACAGAATCAAAAATAAAAGTCGTCCACTACCCCACTGTGTCACACATTGTTTTGCTTGGACTGTTTGAAGTAGTTTTAACAGAATTACAGCTTTCTATGTGCTATGTGATTCATACTAAGATCTACAGTAACGCACTTTTCCTTTATCTTTTCATGTACACGCGTGGTCAAAAttattggtacccctcatttaatgaaagaaaaacccacattggtcacagaaataacttgaatctgacaaaagtaataaaaaatcttttaaaatgaacagtgtgtggggggatattatatagagtggcagtgtgtggggggatattacacagagggttagtgtgtgtgggggggatattgtacagaggggcagtgtgtgtgagaatATTATAAAAAAGAGCagtgtgtgtagggggatattatacaagaggggcagtgtgtgtgtgagggatattaaaCACGTGGTCAAATTTGTTGGCaacccttgtttaatgaaagaagaacccagaatggtcacagaaataacttgaatctgacaaaagtaataaataacaaaaatctatgaaaattagcaaatgaaagtcagacattgcttttcaaccatgtttacacagaatttaaaaaaaataaataaaagtcatgaaataggcctggacaaatTTGATGGTactcttaacttaatattttgttacacaaccttttgaggcaatcactgaaatcaaacaattcctgtaactgtcaatgagacttctgcacctctcgacaggcattttggcccactcctcaagaacAAACTGCTCcaattgtctcgtgtttgaaggttgccttttccagactgcATGTTTGAGCTCTttacaaagatgctcaataggatttaggtcagggctcatagaaggccacttcagaatagtacaatgttttcctcttagccatttcttgggtgtttttagctgtgttttttgaGTCATTATCCAGGTGCAAGAGCCATGACGTGCAAATGAGACCAAACTTTCTGACACTGGTCAGCACATTTGTCTcttgaatcccttgatagtcttgagatttcattgtaccctccacacattcaagacaccctgtgccagatgcagcaaagcagccccagaacataacagagcctcctccatgtttcacagttgggactgtgttcttttcttgatatgcttcattttttccatctgtgaacatagagctgatgtgcgttgccaaaaagttccatttcttTCCATAGAACATTCTCCCAAAAGGTTTGTGGATTGTCAACAtgcagtttggcaaattccagtctggcttttttatgattttttttcaacaatggtgtcctccttggttgtctcccatgaagtccactttggctcaaacaacgacagatggtgtgatctgacactgatgttctttgagcttgaagttcaacgttaatctctttagaagtttttctgtgctcttttgttaccattcatattatccatctttttgatttgtcatcaaatttcctcctgcggccacgtccagggaggttggctacagtcccatggttcttaaatttctgaataatatgtgccactgtagtcacaggaacatcaagctgcttggagatggtcttataacctttacttttaacatgtctataattttctttctaatctcctgagacaactctttccttcgcttcctgtgGTCCATGTTGATCGtgatacacaccatgtcaccaaacagcgcagtgagtatctgtagccatatatacaggcccactgactgattacaagattgtagacatctTTGAAGTtaattagtggacataccttgatttaaaatgtctcttttgtcacattatttttaggGGTGCAATTATTTCTGTTcaagcctatttcatgagttttattcttaaaaaaaatctgtggaagcatggttgaaaagcaatgtctgactttcatttgttaattttcatagatttttttttaatttattattacttttgaaagattcaagttatttctgtaaccaatgtgggtttttctttcattaaacgaggggcaccaataattttgaccacgtgtgtattttTCAAGGATATAACTCATATGTGACCCACAAAATGTATTTAAATGAACTCTCTTCCAGAAGGAAGGAAAACTGTACCTTAAGTGCTACCTATTATAGGTAGCTACTCTAAACATCATTGACTAATTGCTTGAAAAGCCTTGCATCCTGACTAAATTCCCCAGACACATTCCATAAAATATGGCATTACCCCTTAATATCCACAGGACTGACCATATAATGTGTTTAGGGGCTTCCCACATTTCCTCACCAGGTATTAACATGTGGGAAAAGGATCAGGCGTATTCAATGGCAGATGTTTTAGTTTTCCTAGGAGTGTCTGGTGTGGCTTACTCCACTATCTCCATTTAAAGCATTAGCTTGCTGACCAAGTTGAGCATGCGTGTGTATGGGTTGGTTGGGTGTGAGAGCAGCCAATTTCAAGAGCATTCGGCCAACAGTTATCAAAGGGCTACAATATTTTACCCATATTAACCATACCTATaaaaaaatgaatgcatatggtacACTTAGAAGGTAGGGAGAAAGTTTGTTGCATGCATACGATATAACCAATAATAATGTGTTTCTAAGAACCATTAAACAGAAGCTAAATCATTTTTGTTCATTTAGTTGAATTCTGAATTCTACAAAATAATTAAATATGTTATAAATACTTACAGGTGATGTAAAGCAGACAATAAGAATAGCCACTACGACAAAATAATACATTTTTGCCACacctgttaaaaaaaacaaacacattaaaATTATTGGTGAACATCTGTGGAGCAAATTACATTTGTCAGCAGATTTCTTCTTCCTTTCACAATTATTTTTTGCTTAATACTTACAACTTTGCTATTCACTTGTCAAACAAGGACACTTCACCACCCTCATCTCAATATCAAACAATCCAAAACTACTTTTTGACTAAAggccatgtcacacacagcgacaacgacgaagacgtcgctgctaagtcgccattttctgggatgtagcagcgaccttgccgtcgtcgtcgctatgtgtgacatctaacaatgatcagacccctgctgcgagatcgctgctcgtactTCAATGTCCcagttcattttttgatcgctgctatcccgctgcgcctcatgaatccttgtgtttgacaccgtagcAATGACgatcgcgacgacgctgaaggcagtgacatggGCTGAAGACCGTCgaggtcgttatgatcgctgctgcgtcattgctTAAAACTATATGTTTGACAGCTAAGTAGCGATCATGtaacgacttacaaggtcgctgttgcgtcacagaaaatggtgacgtaacagcgatgtcgttgtcgctgtcgttgtgtgtgactccagctTTAGTGCCTCTATAGTCCTAAAGTGCAGTCATCTATTGTTCTCTACCTTCCAGTTCCTTAGTAACATCAATCCCCTTCCCTCCCATACATCATCCGGTTTACTTTCATGCTACAAAATGTCATAGAATGAGAAGTATCTGAGCTCGTCTTTGTAAAGTCTGTCAGAGGCTGTCAGCTCTAATCAATTACCTTGATAGATTTTGTAATAGCCGCTGCGTCTTGCACATCCCAGAGGAACCCTTCATCTTTTAACCTCTATAAAGAGATCTGGACATAATGCTGGATCCTTAGGGGTTTATCCATGCAGTGGCAACTGGCCAAATGAGTGAGTCTGAGGCAAGAATAGTCTTACTAACTGAGATAATAAATAGAAGGTCAGAACTAAAGTTGAGCGAGTATCAAAATATtcatattcgctatactcgtaacgagtactgtgtaaaattactcgcatttcccaatcAGTGGAAAATACTCGCaaatcccattgacttgcattgtactcgctattcagaatgaatacgcgagtattacacagtactcATTACGAATATCGCAAACACGAATATTTTGATACTCACTCAACTCTTGTCAGAACCAATGATAAAATTATTAGACAAAGTCAGGGAGAACAACAAGGACAAATACCAGTAGGTCAGTCAGGAGTTGGGTAAGACAAGTAGAGGTCAAAAACAGGAAGGGTAGTAGAGTTTACATGATCAAAGTCACCTAGCCAGATCAGAAGCAAGAACCAGCAAAGTAAAAATGGCACTAGTCACAGAAGCAGATGTCACTGGAGCAGGTACAGAGAGAGATGTATATAATCACTCTGCTATTGTACCCCTTTAAGGCCACAAATGGCAGTGGTTATAGATACAATCCTACCATCTAGCAGAATTTGATGGTTTCTGCCATATTTATTAATAACATTTTACTGATATTACCTGAAATATTAATTTTATTGAGTTGTGTTTGATTCAACATATCTGTTATAAACAACATGCAGATATAGTACATAGTTTAATCAATATTCTATATTAAAGCTCAATAGAGACAGTACAGATTTGTGCACAGTCCTAAAGATTAATATTTTCTAATGCATTCCTCTACCCCAAAAAATAATTTATGATGTGGTATGAAAAGTTAGAGAGTCTCAAACATATTACCTTAGTTGCTAAGATCCGACGCTTTAATCAGGATGCTGCAGACACCCAACTAATCATATACCAGACAGGTTATCAAACAGACACAGTGATGCTAAATCCTATTCTTTTTATAATTGTCTGTCTGGCTGGAAAGTAATTGAAGCCCAGTGAAGTTGAAATTATGCTAGCCTGTCACACCAAGTGTTTATAGAGCAATGCCATATTCCCAGACTAATGCTCCTCATTCATGTGCTGTAGTGTAATGCTAAATAAATGGAAATTGGGGAACCAATGACTAGTAACTGAAATTAATATTGCAGGAATATATTCAGAAATGGTAAACGTAAAAGGAATCAGTCTGAGAAATTTCACTACTGATATTGTTGTATAAGCCCTAGTAGAAAAATAAAATGATGCCTCTTTTTTTTAGTAATATGATGTGCCCATGCTTAGAGATCTAGTTTAAAAGCTGCGATGCTAGTTACTACTCCCGCACTAGCAGTGAGGCTGGGTAGTCAAGAGGTCTGGGGTCAGATATCAAGAGGGGTTGTAATAAACAAAGCGTTAGACTAAAACATAGGTCACAGTCTGAGGTCAAAATTCCGGGAAAGTAGCAGATCAAGACAAAGGGGCTAGGCAAATAGATCGTCAGAACCAAGGTTAAAAGTCAGGTAACAATAGATCAGAGTCTGAGCACAGGAACACAAGGCATGTAGACACCACCGAGCCTAAAGTTACAACTGGCAGTAATTGTAATCAGGGAGCCAGCTAAATTGTAATCACTGAACAGGAGGCACTTGGAGGAAACCCAGTATGCCCAGCCTCCGATTGGAGCTGAGCTGTCCATTATCATACTGACAGCTCAACACACCCCTGCCCAAACTGGATGGTTGAACAGTCACTCACTGCGTCCAGACACACCTCTAGGAGGATTTGTGAAAGTACCCACTCTTCAAGGAGGGGCAACTAGATCCACAGGTTTCCCAGGAAACGTATGATGGAAGGCACTGACCAGACGATCAGCCGTCACGGAATTAGCCGGCATTCATGATATCTCCTTGGGGCCGTATCTAGTAATGGGTGATCCCCCAATAGTCGGGATCGGGAGCGTCGCCCAATCGTTTTATcgggatcgggatcgagataacactatCTTGCATCCGATCACCAATCTCGGACTTTACatttatgggatggggcaggggggctgtataataaagaatgccacccccatctgcctggcgttaccttcgctggcaatcaaaatacagggaagcccattaatttttttttaattatttaaaaaaataatttaaaaaaacatgcgtgggctcctgccgtattttgatcaccagccaggtaaagccaggcagctgggggctgggattctctgcagcccacagccgcccctggatATGGCGCATtgcttcttagcaccatttccaggcgttTTACCCAGCtagtccagtggccctggtggaaaaattatttattatttattagaaataaaacaaaaaaaacatttagagactccatatttattataaaaaaattcttagtctgacgtaatccacagggacagcaatgtcaactctgtttcatcactctgtacagacacagtctatactaaGTGAAAAGCAGAtaaagcattgtcagctctgctacatcgctctgtacagagcaagaagcaggctgacaatgagggtatgattccaccttcctgattccaggaccttcggtgacatcatagtcatgtgatcagtctgtaagccaatgtctgtacaacattcacaccagactggtcacatggctatgacatcatgcaaggtcctttaggcagtgttgCTTACCGgggacacagcaatgatcagacgtgGAAGTAGCGGCCAGTAGATAGCTGGTCTGCAGGGTGCATCACGGTACCtgaaagtatgatcataatgttttttaataatgtggggtttttttaacagccccttgacctgatctgtaacacgagcttcccaggaaagcttgtgatcgagatcgtgtacacgatcactatgtgattggtacgatccccgatctttacagtttggAATCGCCCATCACTATCTGCATCCCTTCCAATGAACGAGATACTAGAGAGAATTTTGGACCCCTCTGATAATCCACAATAATCTGCAGCTCTAACTCCAAACCTAACTGTTAAAGGTGAACTGAGCAAGAGGTATATATAACGACCAGTCCTCTTGCTGAACCGCAACAAAACACCTTAAACTTTGTTCTAATGATTGATTGGTCCTTTTGGTCTGACCTTTTGGTTTAtggatggtaagcagaggaaaatgAGAACTCAATTTCTAATTTCCTACAAAATGTTCTTCAGAATTTGTAGACAAATTGTACCCCCAATCAGATACAGTGGTCACAGGGATTCCATGCAGTTTTACCATATGATTGATAAACAACATTGGAAGTGTCTCAGCTTTCGTAATCTTGATAACAGAACGAAATGAGCCTGTTTATTGAATTGGACAACTACCACCGAAATCATAGTTTTCCCACCAAACAAAGGCAAATCCATGATGAAATACATGTACAAATGAGTCCATGTTCTTTCTGGAATTGGCAATGGAGGCAATTCCCCAGACATACGGTTATGAAAGACTTTAGCATGTGAGCAAAATTTTCAAACGGATATAAACGGTTCAACATCAAAGGCTTTAATACACTTTGTACTGAACATAATTTTTGTTCTGCTATCTTCTAAAGCATTTTGTTTTCACAAgaatagttattattattactatatatgGTATTTTTGTGGGAGCATAATGCCATCCTTTTAGCTATGTCATTTGATCATACAGTCATATACATGTGCCGCCCtgtggcagcagccgagctgctcggatccgggttcgctgtggctcgagggtcactGGACCCGGGGGTTGTGTGGCCACTCCAAAtgtaaggggggtatttacaggggagttgatatatagttcgtgacaccacccgaggtgtacggtaatttggggagtaccgccgctgccgttgggagtacccggggtgatgaagtggggcagcaaggtgtcgtagccctccacaggtaggggaatgccccgggactcgatgtagaggggtgccgtggggtgcaggggtcactctcatactcattgagcccataagcagacactgacaaccgggtaaaccaagtctctgggtaccactgccactgaggggagctcgtccgggtcccatccccaatagtGCTCCCTGgtaatccgtgacctgcctcctggcacttagttttacTTCAACTTGGTggtccggta contains:
- the SPARCL1 gene encoding SPARC-like protein 1, producing MDTSTESIIDSKLSGKADDSKTKAGIFSLESFLNLFSEGNDRLSPLDGKYNQTNISESKKEGYSVNGTDEMDIQAQKEHISQSQESENNDQELSSDELSEQYGSSPIEHKNKNVKPTTESNTGYSNILEGIYNDEELRYILNISHNLDTMIQNINNDTDKLYVEEPSSEDAIDIKDLETVTNKKEDVKDDDVETSRDDNLVKEENGVKTRIIFSDHVRKQKESDAGEQQNQHLENIGNSNRVKDVDSAKMFGTDQNDENTDKVATALPTYNKNSGELHDFNVSIQKEEGSLELSNMNLSADQCIHFHCKRGKICKTDGHGKPFCVCEDPVNCLPGNRNDFVCGTDNKTYTSTCHLFGTKCHLEGTKERSHLHLDYQGPCKYIPPCTEYELTHFPFRMRDWLKNVLMQLYERDNENTGLLSEKQKSKVKKIYDDEKRLQDGDHNIELLVKDFQKNYNMYIYPVHWQFHQLDRHLVDRLLTHSELAALRAPLIPIEHCVNAFLQECNSNKDRHISLWEWCRCFGIKEGDINEDLLF